A genomic segment from Candidatus Poribacteria bacterium encodes:
- a CDS encoding phosphoribosylaminoimidazolesuccinocarboxamide synthase — protein sequence MARIVLESSCPDLKLAHRGKVRDVYDLGAQLLIVATDRISAFDCVLPNAIPDKGRTLTALSEFWFGLIGDIVPNHLISTRIADFPPVARQYADQLEGRSMLVHRAQRVDSECVVRGYLSGSGWREYRASGTVCGARLPSGLRESDRLPESIFTPATKEDSGHDENISVERMRELVGDEVTDALQRTSIAVYERAAAYALERGIIIADTKFEFGYRNGELILIDEVLTPDSSRFWPVDDYAPGRSQASFDKQYVRDYLETLDWGKQPPAPPLTDEVVAGTSARYREAYQRLVGSPL from the coding sequence ATGGCGCGTATCGTCCTCGAGTCCAGTTGCCCGGACCTGAAGCTCGCGCATCGTGGCAAGGTGCGGGACGTGTATGACCTGGGCGCCCAACTCCTCATCGTTGCCACGGATCGCATCTCGGCATTCGACTGCGTGCTGCCGAACGCCATACCCGACAAGGGCAGAACCCTGACCGCGCTCTCGGAGTTCTGGTTCGGTCTCATCGGGGATATCGTGCCGAACCATCTGATCAGCACGCGGATCGCCGACTTCCCACCAGTCGCGCGCCAATACGCGGACCAGCTCGAGGGGCGCTCGATGCTCGTCCATCGGGCGCAGCGCGTCGATAGCGAGTGCGTCGTTCGTGGCTACCTGAGCGGCTCCGGATGGCGCGAGTACCGCGCGAGCGGAACCGTCTGCGGCGCTCGGCTGCCATCGGGGCTTCGCGAGTCCGACCGACTGCCCGAGTCGATCTTCACTCCGGCGACCAAAGAGGACTCAGGTCACGACGAGAACATATCGGTCGAGCGGATGCGCGAACTGGTCGGCGACGAGGTGACCGACGCCCTCCAGCGCACCAGCATCGCCGTGTATGAGCGCGCCGCTGCCTACGCCCTCGAGCGGGGCATCATTATCGCCGACACGAAGTTCGAGTTCGGATACCGGAACGGCGAGCTCATCCTGATCGACGAAGTCCTGACGCCGGATTCCTCGCGTTTCTGGCCCGTAGACGACTACGCTCCGGGCAGAAGCCAAGCCAGCTTCGACAAGCAGTATGTCCGCGACTACCTAGAGACGCTCGACTGGGGCAAGCAGCCTCCGGCTCCTCCCCTCACCGACGAGGTCGTCGCGGGAACCAGCGCTCGCTACCGAGAAGCGTATCAGCGGCTCGTCGGATCGCCGCTCTGA